The following is a genomic window from Methanoplanus sp. FWC-SCC4.
AGTATTGAACGAACGGGAAAATATCATTCTCCTCTGTGATGAAGCACACAGGACCCAGGAAGGAAACCTCGGACAAAAGATGAGAGACGCACTTCCAAACGCATTCCTTTTCGGACTTACAGGAACTCCGATAAACGAGGTTGACCGGAATACGTTCAAGGCATTCGGAGCCGCCGAAGATGAGAAAGGATATCTCAGTATTTACTCCCCCGAAGACGCCTTAAGAGACAAAGCAACACTGCCGCTTCATTTTGAACCAAGACTTGTACAATATCACATTGAGAAGGAATCGATCAATAGTGCTTTTGAAGAACTGACCGATCAGCTTGAAGAAGACGAAAAGCACGAACTGATAAAAAGAGCTGCAAGAAGAATCAACTTCTTCCATAACCAGGAAAGAATTGATAAAATCTCGGAAGATATCGTTTTACACTACAAACAGCATGTAGAGCCAAACGGGTTTAAGGCGATGGTCGTATGCTACGACAGGGAATCCTGCGTCCGCTATAAGGAAGCTCTTGATAAGGTGCTGCCAGAAGAAGCATCTGATATTGTGATGACATTATCCAGGGGGGACCCACAGGAATGGAAGAACAGATGGGACCGGAGTAAAGATGACGAGGAGAAACTTCTTGACAGATTCCGCGATCCCCTTGACCCGCTGCAGATACTGGTTGTGACATCCAAACTCCTGACTGGATTCGATGCCCCTATTCTACAGACGATGTACCTGGACAAACTGATGAAAAATCACACTCTTCTTCAGGCAATATGCAGAATAAACCGCCCATATACGCAAAAATCATTTGGACTTGTGGTTGATTATATCGGTGTATTTGATGAAGTTGCAAAGGCCCTTGCTTTCGATGAAAAACTGATGAGAAATATTGTAACAAATATCGAATCACTAAAATCAGCAATCCCGCCGACAATTGAAAAGTGTCTTAAATATTTCAAAGACGTTGACAGGAATATAAGTGGTTGGGAGGGACTTATTGCAGCACAGGAATGTATTCCAGACAATGCGAGAAAAGATGCATTTGCAGCTGATTATCAGAATCTATCAAAACTCTGGGAGGCAGTATCCCCGGATACATTCCTCAATCAATACAAAGAAGATTACAAGTGGCTGACCCAGGTGTATGAATCAGTAAAACCTGTCAGTATGGCAGGAGCACTTCTCTGGCAAAAACTCGGTGCCAAAACGATAGAACTCATAAACGAAAATGTTCATGTAACAGGCATAAGTGACGATTTTGATGAGATAATAATCGATGAAGATACTATCACCGACCTCCTGAAGACAAAGGATGAAAAGAAGATAAAGAGACTTGAAATAAGAATTATAAAGAGACTCAGAAAACATGCCTCCAATCCTGTCTTTATCGCTCTCGGAGAAAAACTTGAGGGAATTAAAGAGAGGTACGAACACGGCTTCATTGACAGCCTTGAATTTTTAAAGGCATTAATTCAGATTGCAAAGGATGTTGTTAAAGCCGAAAAGGAAGTCGAACCTGAAGATGAACAGAAGAAAGCCAAAGCGGCATTAACAGAACTTTTTGAAAATGCGAAAACGGACAAAACACCTGTCATTATTGAAAGAATAGTAAATGACATCGACTCGGTTGTAAGAGTTGTCAGATTTGATGGTTGGCAGCAGAGCAACCCCGGAGAAAGAGAAATTAAAAGAGCTCTTCGTGGTGAACTCCGGAAATACCAACTTCAAAATGATCAGGACCTGTTTGATAAAGCGTATGACTATATCAGGCAGTATTATTGAAAAATGTTATAGAGGATTTCTATAAACCCCCCTCAACCACAAGTACTTTATTTTCCCAGATCGATCTTTAATTCATGAGTAATTTCACTAATTTTGCAATAAAAAGTGAATATGAGCATATTGCTGAATTGGGAGATCGATTGGGTGAAGTTGAAAAGATGATTGACTGGGAACAATTCCGCCCTATCATCAAAGAACTATATACAAACCAAACTGAAATTGGAGGCCGTCCAAATCTGGATGAGGTTCTGATGATTAAGATGCTCGTCCTTCAGCAATGGCACGGTCTCTCTGATCCTGAACTTGAAAGACAGGCTAATGACAGGATTTCTTTCAGACAATTTTTGGGTTATCCCTTAAAGATACCTGATCGTTCTACTATCTGGCTTTTTCGTGAAAGACTATCCAAATCCGGAAAAGATTCTCTAATTTGGAATGAATTACAGCGACAACTGGATCTTAAAGGTCTTTCAATTAGAAAAGGTATGATTCAGGATGCAACATTTATTCACTCAGATCCCGGACATACAAGAGTTGATACTCCAAGAGGAAAAGAAGCAAAGACCAGAAGAAGTAAGGACGGTACATGGACAAAGAAAGGAGGGAAATCTTACTTTGGATATAAGCTGCACGTAATTATTGACAGTGATTATGATCTGATTCGAAGGATTTGTACTACTACTGCATCTCTACACGACAGTCAGATTGATTTATCTGATATTGATGAAGTTGTTTACCGGGACAGAGGCTATCAGGGAGCTGAATGCAAAGGATACAATGCCACAATGTTGAGAGGAGCAAGAGACCATCCAATAGGTATCAGAGACAAACTTCGTAATAATAGAATCAGCAGGAAAAGATCCAAAGGGGAAAGACCATTTGCTGTGATTAAATCAGTTTTTGGATCAGGCAGTGTAAAAGTAACCGATTTGAAAAGAGTGCGGGTGAAAAATATGTTTTCAGCATTTTGTTTTAATCTCTATCAAATGAGAACAATTTATGGACATTGATCAAAGAGCGATAGCTATCTGAAATTGAAAGAAATATTCAAAGAAATGAAAAAATAAATCGGAAGAACAAACCTTTGATCTTATTGATTCAGTAAAAATTGGGATTATAGTAATTCTCTATAATTAATTTGCAAAAATAAAAGGGGAAAATCTTTTTTCGATTTGTAACAAATAGATATTAATAGTCAAAAATTATATTTTAATGCTTTCTGTTTAAAAGGAGGGGGAGTATTTTTGGAATATGCATATGATAACGAATCGCCAGGGAAACAATTTATTATATATGCCAAAGATTTAAAAAAAATAAAAAAAGAATCAAGCAAACAGACAAGTAAACAATATACCTGTCCTTTTTGTGGAGAATATGTTGGATATGTTTATTCAGATAAAATTAATCCGCACTTCAAACATATACGGGATTCACTTATTGCGAAAACATGTGAAAAGTATGTAGAAGGAAGTGGATATAATAGTTATAATTATAATCGAAAATTAGCTGGTTTTCCAATATATCTTAGAAAATTTGGTCAAAATTTTAGATTATATATGGGATTATTTCCTGTTCCTGAAGATGTAATCAAGAGGGAAATTAATTCTTCTCAAAAAATTGTATTAAAAAATCCTAATAATGCATTTTTAGTCCAAATATCTCTTGAAGACCTCATAATTGATGAATTCACATACTACTCATTAAATTGGCTTTATGAATACTATTCATTAAATTATGCGAATATCCCAAATTCTTTATTTAGTCATAAATGGGTTTCAGAAACTCCTGGAATCAATCATGAGGGTGCCATATTTTTTTGCAGCGACACATTCTCAAGAAAAGTTGCATTAAATGGGAAGATTACTACTGATACTGATTACTATTTAGTAATACCAACAAAAAAAGATATAATATCAAAGGAATTTTTAAAAATAGAATCTTCTAATGAATTGGCTGTAAAGGCAATGGATTATGAAAAATGGTCTGTTCATAAAATCAAATTTACTAAAATTACGAATGAGTCTAGTGAATTTGCAAGAGATCTCCATGTTACACTCGTTGAAAATCCTTCAAGACTTACACCAATTTGGCCACCACATATTCAGCAAGGGAATAAACATTTTCATAAGAATAAATGTAAGGCGATTTATCTTTTAAAATCAAATAATCAAATAATAGATCGGAAATTTGTAAAAATAATTGAAAATTCAGAGTATCCAATTGATAATGTTGAATTGATTTCAAATGGTGCCATATTTACAATAGAAGTTACTAAAGATCAAATAATCATTCCTCAAAATGATGAAAATGTTCAATTTAGTCCTGTAATCTCATTTAATTCTTCATTGGAACCAACTAAGTATATTCCTCCAATAATACAAACTCAATATGGAAATAAGAGTATTGGTGATGATAAAGAAGTAATTTTATGTAAAAACTCTAAATTTTCTATTAAATCAAATTTTAAATGTAATCTTTGCCATATTAGGGACAACCATCTAAGATCATTGTTTAGAGGTATGCTTTCATCTCCAAAGATAACTGATATTGAGGAAGGAGATTCATTCCTGACTCTTCATGGTCTAGATATTATACAAGAGATCTACTTTCCCATTAAAAATAAAAGATATAATAATAGCCTAAATTTAGAAGATAAACAAATTTATCAAATATTACTAAACAAAAAAGGACCATACATTCCTACCCCGATAGTTCTTAAGTACATTTTACCGAAATTAAAAGAATATCCCAAAGTAAAATCCTATATCCAAGACTCTTTTCGTAAAGGTAATATTCCAAAGTCTGCTTATGATAATATAATCATGAATTTTTCAGGGGGAACTATCTAAATGACAAAAAAAAATTACTCACTTTGCCTGACAATAATCGATCAAAATAGTTATTCTAAATTATTAAGAATTGCAGATCCTGTTGTTAAAAGTGGTCCAACTTTATGGCAAGTGGGCAGGAAAAGCAAAATCGAGGATTTTCCAGAAATTAAAACAATAAGTATGGATCCTCACTCTGCTATAGATAATGAGTTAGGTATATGGGAATGGGAATTTGATCCTGAAGATAAAACTAAGCAATGGTCAAGCCGAACTCAAGAACTTTTTTATGAATTGATATTTCTTGATAATGATAATTTAAATGAAGGATTAACAATACCTGCTATTGATCTTGAAGATAAGATTGATTTGATGATATCAGGATTTAAGGTTCAAAATAATATTTCAAGCAATTTATTGTTAGTATTTGGAATTAGTGAAAAAGATTACTATTGTTTCAACTTAAAAAAAACTGATTATAATCTAGAACATAATGTCTTTAAGGTCAGAGATGGGGCAATTGCTAATGTACATAAAATTCAAAAAGAACATTGTATAGATACTAATGATCATCTGAAAAATGTTCCATTTGGAGCGTATGACGTTCAAAGAAGGATTATTTACAGGGAACGGAAATTAAAGGAGCCATTAGAAGAATTGCCTATTAAAAGCTTCTTAGGACTCTTTAAATGCTATTTTGAGGACATTGGGCGAAGGATGGAATACAATGAAGAACAGAAATTACTAATTCAAAATACAATAGACTATGCATTAAAAAATAGAGAAAATATTGAATACTTTTTTAAATTGTCAACTTTTGAAGAAAATGATTTCATTTTTACACATAGTACCATGAAAAAATTTGAAGAAGCATCTAAAATTATTCATGATTATGTTTCAAAAAAAGGGGTTGAAAACTTTCTTGAAAGTGTCATTGAAAATACACCTGATTATAAAAATTCATATTTGGATATTCTAAAGGGAGATTATCTTATAGATGAAAAAATAAAAATTGAGCAAAATCTTAATGATCTTAGGAGTGAAGAAAAAGAACTTAAAAATGAATTAATAGTATTAAATACAAAAAAAGAAGAGATTTACCTTGAATATAATGATTATGAAAAAATAATTAGTAAATACAAGGAAGAAATAAACCAATTAAAAAAACAAAATGAGCAATTAAATCAATTTTGCAAAGATAAATTTAATTCCATAAAGGAATATTCTGGAAAATTTTTGGGCGAGATAGCCATATTAGATAGTATCCCTAAAAACTCAATAAGTTCTAATTCAATAATTAATGTAATAAAATCAAAATCAATTGAAAATGAGGATAGATTCAGTATAAATAATAAAAAAGATCTAATAGATGAATTAGAAGGGAACATCGACAATATTACAATAAATCACAATTTCTCAGAAATTTTATCAAAATATATTGTTGGATGTTATCTTTCAGGATTACCAATAATTCTTATAGGGAATACATCACAGCTCTTAGCTGAAACAATCTCTATAACATTCTGTTCTAAAACACCAGATATTATTCATCTTCCTACAGGATTTAATAATTTTGAGAATTTATCGATATCCGTCAAATCAAGTGAAAGTAATGTAATAGTAATAAAAAATGCAATTGGCTATTGCGATGAATATCTCTATCTAAATCTTATTAGAGACAACCCAGAAAAGTTTCTACTTTTTTCAGCAGAATTCAAAGATACTATAAGGATACTTCCATCTGGCATCTTAGGGTATATGGGCATTATTGATTGTGAAGAAATAATTTCTCCATTCGTTTTTGATGAAATATTACCCGCAATAATTGAAAATATAGATCCTCCTAGTTATGACAAAAAAATATATAAAAATCTTTATAAAAAAATATCTGAACTTACGATATATTCCCCAATAACTAAAGGATATAATAATTCTAGAGCTAAAGCTCTACTGAGCCTTTCTGAAGTGGAGTTAGATCAAAATCGTTTATTGGAAATTATAATTCCAGAGTTAATTTATTATAATCAAATTCAAGAAACTATTGATAATTATATTGAATATTTACAATCCTTTGAAAATTCTGCGTATTATGAAATCGCAAAGAAATATTGTAACGGAGATTAATTATATGAATAAAAATATCTATCTTCAAATAGCAAAGGATTTAAATATAACCCATTTTTCTAAAGAAAACGAGAGTCAATTCATTGGTCGTATAATATATTCTGCAATTTCAGAGTGGATCAAAGCATCTACATTTGACAGAAAAATTGACGATCATGAGGGTGTTAAAGAAGAGGGTTGCACAAAACATCATATTACTAGAAAATGTGGAGAAATATTAGAAGGGTTTCTTGAAATATATCCCCATATTGAATTTTATTTTTACCCCTTTGAAGAAAAAGACCCCAAACCTGTACAGGAAATTCAAAAAAGGTTATTGTTGGGGGGGGTATTAGTACCCGGAGAAAACAATACAGTTCAACTTTCGAAAGAAAAAAATGGCTTTGTCAATAATAATCTATATTTCGAACGTGGATACTTTTATGAACCTGGAAAACAGGTATTTGGGCTTGGTTGTTATAGAAATAGTCAAAAAGAGAACATTCCTTGTGTTAGATTAGAAGAATTATTTTACATCCCTAATGAAAATGCTGAAAAAACAGTAAATTATTATATAAATGAATTTAAAAGCAATTTTATTAATATCTCAGATATTCCTGATTATTGGAGGTTTTTTGATTATTCATCAAAAAAGAGTTTTCATAATTCATGGAATGAATATTTTGATAAGAATAGGGAAATCACAGTATATAAAAATAATATAAATAACTCTGATTATGGATTCATTAAATATTCTGGAGGGAAATTCTTTTTCACACCTTTCCCTAAACATATTATTCAAACTAAAGAAGTTAGAAGAATTCTGTATGGAATAAGGTCTATTGAAAATAACCCTTGCAATTCAGAATTAACAATACAAGGAAAAGAAGTGAAAATTCAATTATATACATCCCTCCCTTTAAGAGAACAGTCTTTACTATACATGATTTCTTGGCCTGTCAATAACATGTACGACAGGACACAATATATTACCTCAATTAAATTTTTACCAGTTATTCAAAGGATTCTAAGTAATTTAAATGTTGATTTTAAGGTGATAACATGACAGAGATTTACGGAATACAAAATACTCACAAAGAGCTTATAAACAAATTAAAAAATTATATTCAGTCTCAATATTTTGGAGTAAATAATTTACTTCTTGAGGTAGGAAATGAACTTTTAGAGAAAGACAATACATTATATCAAGATCCATACATAGAATCAAATCCTCTTTACAAAATTTCTAATAATGGATTGTCAACTGCAGACATTCCAGAGAATGTTCGGGAAATTCTTCATAAGATGGCTGATCAAAATCTCGGTGTTTTTGAAAGCCCATATACTCACCAGATTGATGCATTAGAATCCTTTTTCCATGGACGAGATATTTTGGTTACAACTGGAACGGGTTCTGGTAAAACTGAATGCTTTATGTGGCCTATTATCGCAAGCCTAGCTAATGAAGCACAATCAAATCCGGAATCTTGGAATAAAAGGGGGATTCGTGCACTTTTACTTTATCCAATGAATGCACTTGTTTCTGACCAGATCGGTCGGTTACGTAGGATGATCGGAGATAATGATGGTAATTTTCATTCAGTTTTTATAGAATATGCAAACGACCCAAATATTCGCATTCCACAATTTGGAATGTATACTGGAAGAACACCATATCCCGGTGCCCCTCAATTAAAAAAGGATAAAGAACTTGCAAAAACAATGGAACGTGATCTTTTAGATGGAGACCCAGAATTTATTAATGAGTTAAAGAAAATAGGAAGATATCCTGCAAAAAAAGATCTTAATGAATTTATAAATTATTTAAAGGAAGGAACTCATTCAACCGATCCTCATGATGCTGAATTGATTACAAGATGGGAGATGCAGAATTATTGTCCGGATATACTTGTCACAAATTATACGATGCTTCAATTTATGCTTATCCGGGAAATAGAAACATCAATTTGGGATAAAACACG
Proteins encoded in this region:
- a CDS encoding type I restriction endonuclease subunit R; translated protein: MGFDEANTVRDGIRDHLQKIGWKYVPAINLPRDQTEVIVEPYLKQALIDLNPEIAEQPDRADEVIYKLRTILLSVQSEGLVRSNERFADIICGGLSMPFGENYRHVPVKIIDFENPGNNSFITTTELSFTGAVPKRADNVLLVNGIPLIIGECKTATRPSISWLDAGEQIHNDYERNVPALFVPNVFSFGTEGKTFYYGSVRTPLEKWAPWREEEDVGPSPLSDVFETAMNLLSPAIVLDILKNFTLYATDKKNQKIKIICRHQQFDGANKIVNRVADGKVKKGLIWHFQGSGKSFLMVFAAQKLRLNPVLKNPTVIVVVDRQDLDSQINATFNTTDIPNTVGAGSREELQKLLSQDTRKIIITTIHKFGEADGVLNERENIILLCDEAHRTQEGNLGQKMRDALPNAFLFGLTGTPINEVDRNTFKAFGAAEDEKGYLSIYSPEDALRDKATLPLHFEPRLVQYHIEKESINSAFEELTDQLEEDEKHELIKRAARRINFFHNQERIDKISEDIVLHYKQHVEPNGFKAMVVCYDRESCVRYKEALDKVLPEEASDIVMTLSRGDPQEWKNRWDRSKDDEEKLLDRFRDPLDPLQILVVTSKLLTGFDAPILQTMYLDKLMKNHTLLQAICRINRPYTQKSFGLVVDYIGVFDEVAKALAFDEKLMRNIVTNIESLKSAIPPTIEKCLKYFKDVDRNISGWEGLIAAQECIPDNARKDAFAADYQNLSKLWEAVSPDTFLNQYKEDYKWLTQVYESVKPVSMAGALLWQKLGAKTIELINENVHVTGISDDFDEIIIDEDTITDLLKTKDEKKIKRLEIRIIKRLRKHASNPVFIALGEKLEGIKERYEHGFIDSLEFLKALIQIAKDVVKAEKEVEPEDEQKKAKAALTELFENAKTDKTPVIIERIVNDIDSVVRVVRFDGWQQSNPGEREIKRALRGELRKYQLQNDQDLFDKAYDYIRQYY
- a CDS encoding IS5 family transposase — protein: MSNFTNFAIKSEYEHIAELGDRLGEVEKMIDWEQFRPIIKELYTNQTEIGGRPNLDEVLMIKMLVLQQWHGLSDPELERQANDRISFRQFLGYPLKIPDRSTIWLFRERLSKSGKDSLIWNELQRQLDLKGLSIRKGMIQDATFIHSDPGHTRVDTPRGKEAKTRRSKDGTWTKKGGKSYFGYKLHVIIDSDYDLIRRICTTTASLHDSQIDLSDIDEVVYRDRGYQGAECKGYNATMLRGARDHPIGIRDKLRNNRISRKRSKGERPFAVIKSVFGSGSVKVTDLKRVRVKNMFSAFCFNLYQMRTIYGH
- a CDS encoding competence protein CoiA family protein, yielding MEYAYDNESPGKQFIIYAKDLKKIKKESSKQTSKQYTCPFCGEYVGYVYSDKINPHFKHIRDSLIAKTCEKYVEGSGYNSYNYNRKLAGFPIYLRKFGQNFRLYMGLFPVPEDVIKREINSSQKIVLKNPNNAFLVQISLEDLIIDEFTYYSLNWLYEYYSLNYANIPNSLFSHKWVSETPGINHEGAIFFCSDTFSRKVALNGKITTDTDYYLVIPTKKDIISKEFLKIESSNELAVKAMDYEKWSVHKIKFTKITNESSEFARDLHVTLVENPSRLTPIWPPHIQQGNKHFHKNKCKAIYLLKSNNQIIDRKFVKIIENSEYPIDNVELISNGAIFTIEVTKDQIIIPQNDENVQFSPVISFNSSLEPTKYIPPIIQTQYGNKSIGDDKEVILCKNSKFSIKSNFKCNLCHIRDNHLRSLFRGMLSSPKITDIEEGDSFLTLHGLDIIQEIYFPIKNKRYNNSLNLEDKQIYQILLNKKGPYIPTPIVLKYILPKLKEYPKVKSYIQDSFRKGNIPKSAYDNIIMNFSGGTI